A stretch of the Streptomyces venezuelae genome encodes the following:
- a CDS encoding cold-shock protein, translated as MAQGTVKWFNAEKGYGFIAVDGGADVFVHYSAIQMDGYRTLEEGQRVEFEISQGQKGPQADMVKLAV; from the coding sequence ATGGCTCAGGGCACCGTCAAGTGGTTCAACGCGGAGAAGGGCTACGGCTTCATCGCGGTCGACGGTGGTGCGGATGTGTTCGTCCACTACAGCGCCATCCAGATGGACGGATACCGCACCCTTGAAGAGGGTCAGCGGGTCGAGTTCGAGATCTCGCAGGGCCAGAAGGGTCCGCAGGCGGACATGGTCAAGCTCGCGGTCTGA
- a CDS encoding MoaD/ThiS family protein, producing MSVNVRIPTILRTYTGGQAEVPAEGATLAEVIESLEKNHPGIAARVLDDQGKLRRFVNVYVNDDDVRFEGGLQTATPDGAGVSIIPAVAGGC from the coding sequence ATGAGCGTCAACGTCCGCATCCCCACCATCCTGCGCACCTACACCGGCGGCCAGGCCGAGGTGCCCGCCGAGGGCGCGACCCTCGCCGAGGTCATCGAGTCCCTGGAGAAGAACCACCCGGGCATCGCCGCGCGCGTCCTGGACGACCAGGGCAAGCTGCGCCGCTTCGTGAACGTCTACGTCAACGACGACGACGTGCGCTTCGAGGGCGGGCTGCAGACGGCGACCCCGGACGGCGCCGGCGTCTCGATCATCCCGGCCGTCGCCGGCGGCTGCTGA
- the thrC gene encoding threonine synthase gives MAAQTVATSVDLGPAVALSCRECGTRFDLGPIFACAECFGPLEVAYELPTGDPEALRAAIEAGPDNIWRYAPLLPVPADVAAKPNLNPGFTKLVDAANLAKELGVTGKLYVKDDSGNPTHSFKDRVVAIAVEAARAFGFTTLSCSSTGNLAGAVGAAAARSGFRSCVFIPYDLEQGKVVMAGVYGGDLVGIEGNYDDVNRFCSELIGDPLGEGWGFVNVNLRPYYGEGSKTLAYEICEQLGWQLPDQIVIPIASGSQLTKIDKGLQELIKLGLVEDKPYKIFGAQAEGCSPVSTAFKAGHEVVRPQKPNTIAKSLAIGNPADGPYVLDIARRTGGFVEDVNDEQVVDAIKLLAQTEGIFAETAGGVTVGVTKKLIENGQLDPALTTVVLNTGDGLKTLEAVAADSGQTATIRPSLDAFRAAGLA, from the coding sequence CGACCTCGGTCCCATTTTCGCCTGTGCCGAGTGCTTCGGTCCGCTGGAAGTCGCCTACGAGCTGCCCACCGGCGACCCGGAAGCCCTCCGCGCCGCCATCGAGGCCGGCCCCGACAACATCTGGCGCTACGCCCCGCTGCTGCCCGTCCCGGCCGACGTCGCCGCCAAGCCGAACCTGAACCCCGGCTTCACCAAGCTCGTGGACGCCGCGAACCTGGCCAAGGAGCTGGGCGTCACCGGCAAGCTCTACGTCAAGGACGACTCCGGCAACCCGACGCACTCCTTCAAGGACCGCGTTGTCGCGATCGCCGTCGAGGCCGCCCGCGCCTTCGGCTTCACCACCCTCTCCTGCTCCTCCACCGGCAACCTGGCCGGCGCCGTCGGCGCCGCAGCCGCCCGCTCCGGCTTCCGGTCCTGCGTGTTCATCCCGTACGACCTGGAGCAGGGCAAGGTCGTCATGGCCGGTGTCTACGGCGGCGACCTGGTCGGCATCGAGGGCAACTACGACGACGTCAACCGCTTCTGCTCCGAGCTCATCGGCGACCCGCTGGGCGAGGGCTGGGGCTTCGTCAACGTCAACCTCCGCCCGTACTACGGCGAGGGCTCCAAGACCCTGGCGTACGAGATCTGCGAGCAGCTCGGCTGGCAGCTGCCCGACCAGATCGTGATCCCGATCGCCTCCGGCTCGCAGCTGACGAAGATCGACAAGGGTCTGCAGGAGCTCATCAAGCTGGGTCTGGTCGAGGACAAGCCGTACAAGATCTTCGGCGCCCAGGCCGAGGGCTGCTCCCCGGTGTCCACCGCCTTCAAGGCCGGCCACGAGGTGGTCCGCCCGCAGAAGCCGAACACCATCGCCAAGTCCCTGGCGATCGGCAACCCGGCCGACGGCCCGTACGTGCTGGACATCGCCCGCCGCACCGGAGGCTTCGTCGAGGACGTCAACGACGAGCAGGTCGTTGACGCCATCAAGCTGCTCGCGCAGACCGAGGGCATCTTCGCCGAGACCGCGGGCGGCGTGACCGTCGGAGTGACGAAGAAGCTCATCGAGAATGGGCAGCTCGACCCCGCTCTGACCACAGTGGTCCTGAACACCGGCGACGGCCTCAAGACCCTGGAGGCGGTGGCCGCGGACAGCGGGCAGACCGCCACCATCCGGCCGAGCCTGGACGCGTTCCGCGCCGCCGGCCTGGCCTGA